AGACGTCATAGATACCCAGCACATCGGCAATGAACAGCGCATCGAACAGCCCGCGTTCGAGCAGGCGGGCGAGGTCGGTCCAGTAACCCAGGCGATTGAAATCGACGCTGGTGTTGCGCGGATGGCGCCACAGCCCGGGGGACTGGTGGGTGGCGGCGTTCATGCTGAAAGCGTTGAAGCGGATGGTCTTGGACATGGTCTGTACTCAGGGCAGGACCGACACCGGGTAGACCGCATCGGCCACCTTCAGCGCTTTGGGGATCAGGCCCAGGCCCTGGAAGGTGTCGGCAAGCTTCTGCTGCTCGGCGGTGATTTTTGCGTCAATGGCCACGGCGTTGTAGTTGCGCCGCTCGCTGGCCACCTGCAGCACATCGGCGCCGATACCCAGTTGCGGTGCCAGCAGGGCAGCGACTTCGTCGGGCTTCTGGTTGGCCCAGTTGCTGACCTTGGCCAGTTCGCTGAAGAAGGTCTTCAGCAGCGCGCGGTTGTCGTCGGCAAAGGCCGCCGAGGACAGGTAGAAGGTGCGGTTGTTGGACAGCCCGCTGCCGTCGCGCAGGTTCTTCAGGCCCGGTTGTTGTTCGGCGGCGGCGAGGAACGGGTCCCACAGGGTCACGGCCTGGACGCTGCCGGACTGCAGTGCGGCCACGGCGTCGGCGGCATTGTTGACGTAGGCCGGGGTGATGTCCTTGTAGCTCAGGCCGGCATCCTGCAGGGCCACGGCCAGCAGGTACTGGGCGTTCCAGCCGCGACCGGTGGCCACGCGCTGGCCCTTGAGGGCGGCGACGTTGGCGATGTGGTCCTGGTCGCGCACCACCAGGCCGATGCCCTTGGGGTAGGGCTGCTCGGCGGCCAGGTACACCACCGGCTTGCCGGCAGCCTGGGCAAATACCGAGGGTGCATCGGCGGCATGGCCAAGGTCGATGGCGCCGGTGCTCAGCGCTTCAAGCAACTGCGGGCCGGCGGCGAATTCGTACCAGCTGACTTTCACCCCTTGTGGCTCCAGGGCTTTTTCCAGGGCGCCGCTGCCTTTGAGGATGTTGATGCTGTTGAACTTCTGGTAGCCGATGCGCAAGGTCTTGCTCGCTTCGGCATGGGCCAGCGGGGCGGGCAGGATCAGCGCCGCCAGGGCGGCAAACAGGCCGCCGGTGAGCAGGCGACGCAGAGGGGAATGGGGCGTGTGCGACATGGGCGGACTCCTGGGATTCAAGGGCAAGGCATGCCCGAAAATATAAGGAGCCCGCGCAGGCCCTTCAATTTGTTTATTCCAAATTGTTAGATTGTTTTGTTATTTTTATATCCTTTTATTCCTGTGGGAGCGGGCTTGCCCCGCGATTGCGATATGACTGACAGACCGCTATCGCGGGGCAAGCCCGCTCCTACAGGGTTAAAATTGCCATTGCACGCCCAGGGA
This portion of the Pseudomonas sp. SORT22 genome encodes:
- a CDS encoding aliphatic sulfonate ABC transporter substrate-binding protein translates to MSHTPHSPLRRLLTGGLFAALAALILPAPLAHAEASKTLRIGYQKFNSINILKGSGALEKALEPQGVKVSWYEFAAGPQLLEALSTGAIDLGHAADAPSVFAQAAGKPVVYLAAEQPYPKGIGLVVRDQDHIANVAALKGQRVATGRGWNAQYLLAVALQDAGLSYKDITPAYVNNAADAVAALQSGSVQAVTLWDPFLAAAEQQPGLKNLRDGSGLSNNRTFYLSSAAFADDNRALLKTFFSELAKVSNWANQKPDEVAALLAPQLGIGADVLQVASERRNYNAVAIDAKITAEQQKLADTFQGLGLIPKALKVADAVYPVSVLP